The nucleotide sequence TCCATCATATAAGCCtacttttataaaaagaaaatgagaagatCAATACAGCAGAAGAGATCAACAGtggtgttgatttttttttgaaacaaataggGAAATACCTCGCGATGAAATGGTTCCTCATGTCAAACATCTGAAACAATGATCCTATAGGTAATATGTAAAGTTAATGATTTTTATGGTTTGATGATTATATGGTTAaaataaagttattatttttattgtagaGAAGAATGGTacatctaaaataaaaaatagctaGAGAGAATTGATGAAGGATGTTCAGCAATCAGCACAACGACGCAATTCTGACTaggttttttttagttaattttaatattttttaacgtgaatttttaaattatcagtaTAAGTTGTTCAGAAATTTCTAAAAACATAAATGTAAGCGAAAACTtaaacaagatttttaaaaaaatacggattagttttcaaatttagaataagcttattgaaattatttaaccaaaaaaaaaagaattttgttcaatttattaaataatgatCTTTTACTCATCTTAAATACAATAATAATGAAAGTTTAATAAATACACTTAAGTATTTGTCAATTTGTGTGTCATCTACTTATCTTCTGAAATTTTTCTTATGATTAGTTCGTTCATTAAaatcttagcaaaaaaaaaaaaaactcattaaaatCAACATTATCTTGTATTCACCTTTGctaatcaaaatttgaaaactatacactaattttttaatatattttcaaaaatgcaatatgtaattttgatattttcaaaaatgtaatCTATAGTTTggatttctttttctcttttaagaaAGATATAGTCAATATACCTAATTTAAGAAATGATAAATCcactttttttcccttttcaaaTACttagttaatttattatatagCATGTTTCATTTTCACCCCACATGtaagtctttctctctctctaagttATTATTACCATTACCCTGCCTAAATCCCCtcaaatcaaaaaatatttatataacattATTCACTTTTCACACATGTTCTCTTATTATTGTTAATTTGAACActatctatctctttctctctccctctctcaaaGTTATTACCCTAAAATCCAtttcaagaacacaaaaaacaGAGTTAATAGTTTCCTCTCCCCCCACAAAAAGATGCCTTTGAGCAACAATGTAATCGGTTGCATAAACTTCATCTCCGTCCTCCTCTCCATTCCGGTCATCGGCGCCGGAATCTGGCTAGCCATGGGAACAGTTAACTCCTGCGTCAAGCTCCTTCAATGGCCAGTTATAATCCTCGGGATCTTAATCCTCCTAGTGGGTCTCGCTGGTTTCATCGGAGGGTTTTGGAGAATCACGTGGCTTCTTGTTGTTTACTTAATCGCCATGCTTGTTCTCATTGTACTTTTAGGTGTTCTTGTCGGGTTTATTTACATGGTAACCATTAGAGGCGCGGGTCATCCAGAGCCAAGTAGAGCTTATCTTGAGTATAGTCTTCAAGATTTCTCTGGTTGGTTACGTAGAAGAGTTCAGAGATCTTATAAATGGGAAAGGATCCGTACTTGTTTGAGTACTACTACTATCTGCCCTGAACTAAACCAGAGATTCACTATGGCTCTAGATTTCTTCAATGCTCCTCTTAGTCCCATTCAAGTAAGTTTCTTACTCCtcttttttcaagattttgttcTCTTTATGGTTTTTGATATGAAACATTGAAACTCAAATGGCCAAGGAAAAGTAGGGTGTAAATTGATTAGAAAAAAGTATGGGGATTAAAGTTGAATGGCCAAGAAAGAACAGGGGTGGTAATGGAAGATATAATTGGTgctttgcttgttaggtttgtCTAAAATAAGACTGAAAAAGTGAAAAGTATAtcctttaatttaatttcttaaatTCATATGaagatttcttttgtttacaaaatttcaaatctaGGGGTGtaaattgaattaaataaaaagtacaGGATAGAAATCGAATGGCCAGGAAATAACAGGTGGATGGAGattaatgaaattataaattataaatgattcttagcttatatatatataggcttgTGGGAACAAAAACTGGAAAAGTTTTAaccttttaataaaaaaattataaaactccCCAACTTTTCTAGATTCTTCCACTAGGTGCACTTAATCACACACGCGGTACAACTCTTTTGGCCCCaatatttatatcttatttaAATTCTAACCccgtttcttttattttcagtcTGGTTGCTGCAAGCCACCAACAAAATGTGGTTTCACATTCGTAAACCCAACTTATTGGATAAGTCCCATAGATATGTCTGCTGATATGGATTGTCTACAATGGAGCAATGATCAAAACACATTGTGTTACAGTTGTGATTCTTGTAAAGCCGGTTTGCTCGCAAATATCAAGGTAGATTGGTTAAAAGCTGatatctttctccttttggCGCTTATCGGATTGATCATCGTTTACATAATCGGGTGCTGCGCCTTCCGAAATGCCGAAACTGAGGATATTTTCAGGAAGTACAAGCAAGGTTATACATGATCGAGATGAGAAGTTAAGTGGCAAAACTGGGaggaatttttaaatttattggaTTCCTGTATTTTTAGTTTCTCTACGTTTTGGCCCCTGTAGAGTGTTTTATGTGCAACTACTACCAGAACATTTGCTGTAACTTGAAGAATATTTTGTATAATCTCTTTGGTTTGGGGTTTGTGAAACTTTGAATGTCTAATCCGCATTCCATATACGTAATTATCGTTATTGTTATGTAGTctatcaaaagttcaaaaccaaattaaaaacacTCACTGTCTAGTTTCATTGCACCACGCTACCACTTTACACAAGAAGGTATCAAGAAGATATATACACTTACTTAGTTTATAAGACTAATTCATACTACTATCTTAAGGCCTTTCTTTGGTGAATAGACACTTAAGAGAAAGTTCAAACCCTGTCGCTATACAACCTTTTTTGGAGGATGTctacatacatatattaaagAACCCTGAAAAACGTAACAAGAGCTTCTTCTTGATCCAATCTCAACTCACTGCAGCTCGGTGAGGAATTCCCTTTCTTCGTCGCTTTCGGAGAGAACCAGGAGGAAATTGAGGTCTTGGTGGGCTGACACTCTGATGCAGATTTGAATTGTCATTCTCTACTCCTGAATCGTTATTCTCTAATCCAGAACTGTTGAGAGAATTATCTGATTCATTCGGTGTATGCTTCAGTCTCTTCTCAAAGCTTCCAGATGTTCCTGCGACCTTTTAGTTCAATTGCCACAAACACAGAGAAGAAGTATATCAGAAGAAAGTCTCTTTTGCTCaggaaagaagaagaccaaaactctaaagtttcaaaattttcttctgtAACTAGAAAGTAAGTAACcacaaaacaaaggaaagtTCTGTAATAGAAGATACTCAGAGTTCTTCTTCCATGTCAGAAAACAAGCAATAGTGAATGGTAATTGGAGTGTAAGTAGGTATATGGTACCTTGCAGCCAATAGAGCAGAAGCGGAAGAAATTATCAGCAAGGCCACGATCACAGACCTTGCAGGTATTAGTAGTCCCTTTACCATGCCTAGGCTGAGGCCTCTCTTTCAAGAAGACAACCTTTGCGCCATTGATCACATATGACTGAATGCCTGATATGTCTAAGTGCTTCTGTATCTCATTGATCCTTATCACATTATGATAAGATGATATCCTTATCTGCAGCAAACCAACAACTTCTTAACATTCAAAGccgagaaaaagaaaacaataagagAACTTTGGATAAAGAAATTGCAAAACACACCTGAATGGTACGATGGTTCTTGTGGTGAGGAAGACAGAGAGAACAAAGCGAGTCATTGGTACAGTCTAAGCAATACATATTGCATTCGCTTTTAGGTGAGTGTCCATGAAACTGGcattgaacaaaaaaatgtacGTTTAGTAAAGGTTTCAGCCAGTGAGGCCActtattctcttcttcctcatgtcCACCAGCTCCCTGCAAAACACCAGTAACAACATAACTCATTATTATCCCAAAGAACTCAAAACAATATAACTtcaatatataatctaataCCAGAAACACCATTGACTTCAACATATCAAAACAAAAGTCTCCTCCTTTACACAGACTTGAGAAGACTCTTggttttataaaccaaattatcaataacattttttataatcttGCAACCAAAGATAATAAGGAATCCCCAAATTCGTCTCGGAGAATATAttctaaaaacataaaaaaacaaaagcaatttGAACGGCGAGAAGTACGGAATCGAAAAACACGCCGTGAATCTAGTTCGAAGAAGATCCTTTTTACTAATCCTAAAGATTCGTCTTCTGCTCCATTTCCCCCaatttgaaaccctaatctaCCAAACTACATTATTCAATTCAAGCACTTCAAGCTTTGGTTCTTCGTGACACAGAAGATAATAAAGTAAAGTAATGAATCAAtaatgacaaaaaatatatgaaatttccaaagaacattgttttgttttgcttcttccaAGAAAATCGAAAGCATTGTTCTTTACACCAAAAACAGAGCATTTGAAAcatctgaaaacaaaaattaaaggaaaaaaaaagaacacaacttTTCCTGTTTCCAGTGAAAGAAACTCCAATTtaaccaaaacccaaatcttAGAATTGAAAATTAAAGGAGCAGAAGATTCGTATGAACACAAAGAGTACACATTTCGTATGAACACAAAGAGAAGACAATGTAAACAGAGGAAGAATATGAACAATGTGATAATCTAGAGAGGGGTAATGATTAGAAATACCATGAATCTTTTGTTCTTAGGTTTGATTTCTCGATTTGGGTTCTCGTAATCTTCAATCGCCATTTCAGAATGCAGTTAAAGACCAGACCTTTTTTCGAGTCAGCACCTAAAGttttttactcaaaaaaggtgggtttttagagagagagaaaggggtTTAAGAAAGCcaaagagtagagagagagagagagagagagagagagagagagagagagagagagagatttggtttcttcttttacttGCAGCGAAAGAGTTTGAAGAAACGAAGAAGTAAAGAGAAAGAGCCTCGCCTTCTTATCGCCTCTCCCAATGTCGACTAAAAAGTATTCCGAAGCTAATTCCGAACCTAAAGTCCCGAGCCTAAGAAGCGTTGGGTTCAAGGAACCATCCTTTGGTCTTTCCttggaattttcttctttgatttgatattttctttttttcttttttttggtatttttaaaaaatatctttctgTCCTTCTTTGGTAtattttactctcttttatttttctccaaaatatattagtagTAAATATCgtcaaattttattctttttttttggtgtttcttttcccaaaaaaatagatactactactattattatatagtcATCACATTGATTGGTTGTTAAGAGTTTGATTACTATCTCCAATGCTACAAAAGTTGtgattctctttttcttgaaaAGTTGATTTATTATGTTGAGAAAGTTCTTGCTCCATTATTGCAATTAGACATCTCATATCAATCTTCAATCCCATttacatatttcttttgtttcttcatcaggtgctttctctattttttttaaaattgggtTTCGAAATCATTACATCGATTAATGGTGTGCCTTTTTTTCGATAAAAGTGTACCAATTAtctatgttttcatgttttgattGCTAGTATTGTTTTTATCATTCACgatgtcaaaaaaatttcatgtgTTTAAAGTTTTGAATATGATTGTGCTTATTTTTGGATATACGTGTTAAAGTAACAATTTGAAAAGGTCTttagtttacaaattttatagaTGTCTTTTACTGAgaaaatatagtactatatttttatcattacactatgtaataaaatttcataaaatcaaaatactaTTGTTagttgattatatttttatcttaattatatcttaTCTCATTATAATAAATTCCATATCCAGTCACCTAACCGCTCACTCAATGTGACAGCGATGCAAAGctatctttttaaaagtttaataaacatcatttaattatgcttttatacataaaaagcttgattgataattttcattatatgctgcctaccaaaaaaaataattttcattatatgCTTACTCATAAgagtcataactcataagaatGAGTTGGAAAGAGTATGATGTCAAATAACGAACCGACGTTGTATGCAAAGTACGTCAAATAACAAACAGAGATAAGCTTTTTAATTTGGACAACTATACCTAATCCATATATGTTTTTCGTTCATTGGTTTAATAAAATCAGGAGGAGATTACTGCAAAAATCTAGGTTTAAAGATGAGTGATTATACAATGCTCTTTTGTGTTTTAGTGTTTGGTTTGTGTACTGGTGTTTCAATTTAATTCATTAATTTGGAAATTAAGTTGCAAAGTCAATACTAACTATTCCAACATGCATCACTTGAGAGGGAAGTTCGGTTAAAATAATACCGTCTTTGATggaatacaattttaattactaGTTTTGTATGTTGCAATCAAACTTTGTAGGTGGAAAAATTAATATTCttgctttaaattaataaaaactaattttgtaggttgcaaccaaaacaaaataaaccaaactgaaaacattgattaagaaactaaatttattttgtggttcATGATTTCTTATCCTAAACTAAATTAAAGAATGCaaataatgaaattttgaaaatgattGATTGATATGAATTATGGATGACAAAAATTGTCAACTAGCTAGTGACAGAAGTTATAAactaaagaatatatttaacGACAAGGAGATTTTAGACCATATGAATTAgggaattttaaaaaatctaccACATTGCATATAAACCTTTTCAATTATACCACATTTGATGAACCTTTTGAAATCTACCAAATTGAGCTACAGAAAATGACGTTTTTACCCTCAGTTGTTTGCTTCCTGCGAAACAAAATAGGTGTTCGGCGAGTCAGTACAACCTACGAATTGGCATTAATGACATGGGTAACTGAAATTGGCATTAATAGCGGACAAAGAAGTTGAATGCTGGGTAAAAGGAAGCATTAGAgtattaagaataaaaaattaaaatttcttgtttttaacgGACAAGTTGCTTGCGTTTAATAGAAGGAGAAGGATTGAGAGTGTTTTTGTGGTGGACGAAGACACTGGTACGAAGGTATGTGAACATTTATTGTGACAAATATTTGTATTTCAAGTGTTTTGATAGCCAGTTGGTATGTTCGTTGTGCTCTGCATTAAATGTCCATCTTATGATAGtataaaaagaacaatttttGAAATGTCGTAACATGTTTTAGATGGCATTTGTAGGTGATGGAAGAAAGTGTTTGTGTTTTAGTTGGGGACTGGACTTGTGCAACAAGCGGGAATTGGAAGTTTGTTCCTCGCGTGGGAGAATTGGCAAGGTATGTAGGGTATAATCAAGGGACGACATTGGTAAAGTTGGAAGAGAAGGTTGCAAAAGCGTTCAGGGTGCGCTTATGGGAGACAAAATTAATCTTGAGCTTTTGCTTTAAAGGAGAAGCGGGTATTATGAGTCAAGGAAAATGGCCCCCTGTTGCGTTAAAATCAGAAATTGATTGGAATCAGTTCAAGGGGTTGATGGCGGATTACCCAGGACTATATCTCTATGTGAGTTTTAAAGGTTCGGCTGATGGAGAAAAGAGTGACGATTTTGTGTGCGCTGGTATGGTTGCGGATGAAGGAGATGATGGGCTTGATGATGAAGTTTTGGTGGCGTTTGTGGAGGAGATAGAAGCAAGTTATAAGGCAAGGATGACTGAAAGGGTGGATAAGGATAAACAGGGGGTGTCCACAATAGTTCCGTTGGTGGACAAGTATAATCGGGGGTTGTCCACTAGTATCCCGTTGGTGGAGAAAGATACTCAGGGGATGTCCACAAGAGCTCCATTGGTGGGCCAGGATAATCAGGTGATGTCCACTACAGCTGCGTCGTCAGACAATAGGATTGGATGGGACAATAATTGTGAAGCGGGTCTATATGAGGTTAGTGTAGTTGATAAGGATAAACAGGGGGTGTCCAGAATAGTTCCGTTGGTGGACAAGTGTAATCAGGGGTTGTCCACTAGTATCCCGTTGGTGGAGAAAGATACTCAGGGGGTGTCTACAAGAGCTCTGTTGGTGGACCAGGATAATGAGGTGATGTCCACTACAGCTGCGTCGTCAGACAATGGGATTGGATTGGACAATAATTGTGAAGCAGGTCTATATGAGGTTAATGTGGTTACTGCATTAGAACCTGATCACAATGTAATGGTGGGTCACCATGTTGAGGTGGTGGTGAATGGGGAAGATCGGCTTTGTGATGTATCGGTTTCTGATATGAGAAAGACGGGGGACAATATGATTAATGTAGACATAGTCAACTCAAGTGGTGATGTTGTAGGTCCATTGTCCACTGTAGAAGCAGCAGTGGACAATCTCATAGTTGGGGATAGCAGTCCAGAATATGATTACGATGAGTGGACTGAACGGATTAACAAAGAGTATCCTCCGGACTGGGATCCTAACATGGAGAGGACGGGTGTaactgatgatgaagatgagggTGTGGTTCTTGTAGAGGGGAACTCTAGCGGCATCCCAATGAACAATGCGATAGTAGCAGTGGGTTCATCGTCTGGTTATCAATGTTCGGATgctgattttgttgattttgttggaGGACTTGTGATAGATGAAACTGACCCTGTATTGTTGAATGACGCTCCACCATGCCATGATAATATGAGAGGCTTGCCAAGCCATGAAAGAAACATGGATTTGAAAAGAGTGGGTGATGCAATCTATGTAGGTAGAATATTTTCCGATAAGGCCGAGATGCACAATGCGCTATCACTTTATGCTATGAAGAGGATTTTCTGCTTCCGTATAGTTGCTTCCGACAAAACGAGAGTAATTGCATCCTGCGTGGACAAGAATTGTGGTTGGAGGGTTTATGCTGTCACTCTTCCAAACACCTTGAATTTGGAAGTGAGAACCATTACAATGGAACACAACTGCGACGTTACGGCTAGGTCTAGATATGGTTCTAAAGCAGCAGCGAAGATATTGGGTGGACTTTTGCGAGGGAAATTTGCAAATGGGAAAAAAGGACCAAGGGCATGCGAGTTACCAGAAATGGTATTGTCGGAGTTGAACGTAACGATATCGTACATGAAAGCCTGGAACGCTAAGGAATTGGCTGTTAATGCTACACGAGGAACTGAAGAAGGAAGCTTCGAATTTCTGTCAACGTATCTACACCTAGTTAAATCAACAAACCCTGGGACAATAACAGATTTGCATACGACGGTCGACAAGAAGGGTAACACATTGTTCAAATATCTGTTCTTCGCATTTGGGGCATGTATTGATGGGTACAAGTTTCTTAGGAAAGTTATAGTGATAAATGGTACAGCGATGAAGGGTAAGTACAAAGGCTGTTTGGTAGCAGCTAGTGGCCAGGATGGAAATTTGCAGATTTATCCACTAGCCTTTGGCGTAGTGGAAGTGGAGAATGATGCTGGGTGGGTGTGGTTTTTGAAGAATCTATCGAAATTTATTCCAGATGAAGAAGACCTTGTTTTCGTATCTGATAGGCATGCTTCTATCNNNNNNNNNNNNNNNNNNNNNNNNNNNNNNNNNNNNNNNNNNNNNNNNNNNNNNNNNNNNNNNNNNNNNNNNNNNNNNNNNNNNNNNNNNNNNNNNNNNNNNNNNNNNNNNNNNNNNNNNNNNNNNNNNNNNNNNNNNNNNNNNNNNNNNNNNNNNNNNNNNNNNNNNNNNNNNNNNNNNNNNNNNNNNNNNNNNNNNNNNNNNNNNNNNNNNNNNNNNNNNNNNNNNNNNNNNNNNNNNNNNNNNNNNNNNNNNNNNNNNNNNNNNNNNNNNNNNNNNNNNNNNNNNNNNNNNNNNNNNNNNNNNNNNNNNNNNNNNNNNNNNNNNNNNNNNNNNNNNNNNNNNNNNNNNNNNNNNNNNNNNNNNNNNNNNNNNNNNNNNNNNNNNNNNNNNNNNNNNNNNNNNNNNNNNNNNNNNNNNNNNNNNNNNNNNNNNNNNNNNNNNNNNNNNNNNNNNNNNNNNNNNNNNNNNNNNNNNNNNNNNNNNNNNNNNNNNNNNNNNNNNNNNNNNNNNNNNNNNNNNNNNNNNNNNNNNNNNNNNNNNNNNNNNNNNNNNNNNNNNNNNNNNNNNNNNNNNNNNNNNNNNNNNNNNNNNNNNNNNNNNNNNNNNNNNNNNNNNNNNNNNNNNNNNNNNNNNNNNNNNNNNNNNNNNNNNNNNNNNNNNNNNNNNNNNNNNNNNNNNNNNNNNNNNNNNNNNNNNNNNNNNNNNNNNNNNNNNNNNNNNNNNNNNNNNNNNNNNNNNNNNNNNNNNNNNNNNNNNNNNNNNNNNNNNNNNNNNNNNNNNNNNNNNNNNNNNNNNNNNNNNNNNNNNNNNNNNNNNNNNNNNNNNNNNNNNNNNNNNNNNNNNNNNNNNNNNNNNNNNNNNNNNNNNNNNNNNNNNNNNNNNNNNNNNNNNNNNNNNNNNNNNNNNNNNNNNNNNNNNNNNNNNNNNNNNNNNNNNNNNNNNNNNNNNNNNNNNNNNNNNNNNNNNNNNNNNNNNNNNNNNNNNNNNNNNNNNNNNNNNNNNNNNNNNNNNNNNNNNNNNNNNNNNNNNNNNNNNNNNNNNNNNNNNNNNNNNNNNNNNNNNNNNNNNNNNNNNNNNNNNNNNNNNNNNNNNNNNNNNNNNNNNNNNNNNNNNNNNNNNNNNNNNNNNNNNNNNNNNNNNNNNNNNNNNNNNNNNNNNNNNNNNNNNNNNNNNNNNNNNNNNNNNNNNNNNNNNNNNNNNNNNNNNNNNNNNNNNNNNNNNNNNNNNNNNNNNNNNNNNNNNNNNNNNNNNNNNNNNNNNNNNNNNNNNNNNNNNNNNNNNNNNNNNNNNNNNNNNNNNNNNNNNNNNNNNNNNNNNNNNNNNNNNNNNNNNNNNNNNNNNNNNNNNNNNNNNNNNNNNNNNNNNNNNNNNNNNNNNNNNNNNNNNNNNNNNNNNNNNNNNNNNNNNNNNNNNNNNNNNNNNNNNNNNNNNNNNNNNNNNNNNNNNNNNNNNNNNNNNNNNNNNNNNNNNNNNNNNNNNNNNNNNNNNNNNNNNNNNNNNNNNNNNNNNNNNNNNNNNNNNNNNNNNNNNNNNNNNNNNNNNNNNNNNNNNNNNNNNNNNNNNNNNNNNNNNNNNNNNNNNNNNNNNNNNNNNNNNNNNNNNNNNNNNNNNNNNNNNNNNNNNNNNNNNNNNNNNNNNNNNNNNNNNNNNNNNNNNNNNNNNNNNNNNNNNNNNNNNNNNNNNNNNNNNNNNNNNNNNNNNNNNNNNNNNNNNNNNNNNNNNNNNNNNNNNNNNNNNNNNNNNNNNNNNNNNNNNNNNNNNNNNNNNNNNNNNNNNNNNNNNNNNNNNNNNNNNNNNNNNNNNNNNNNNNNNNNNNNNNNNNNNNNNNNNNNNNNNNNNNN is from Camelina sativa cultivar DH55 chromosome 20, Cs, whole genome shotgun sequence and encodes:
- the LOC104771929 gene encoding protein TORNADO 2-like — translated: MPLSNNVIGCINFISVLLSIPVIGAGIWLAMGTVNSCVKLLQWPVIILGILILLVGLAGFIGGFWRITWLLVVYLIAMLVLIVLLGVLVGFIYMVTIRGAGHPEPSRAYLEYSLQDFSGWLRRRVQRSYKWERIRTCLSTTTICPELNQRFTMALDFFNAPLSPIQSGCCKPPTKCGFTFVNPTYWISPIDMSADMDCLQWSNDQNTLCYSCDSCKAGLLANIKVDWLKADIFLLLALIGLIIVYIIGCCAFRNAETEDIFRKYKQGYT
- the LOC104771930 gene encoding uncharacterized protein LOC104771930; this translates as MAIEDYENPNREIKPKNKRFMGAGGHEEEENKWPHWLKPLLNVHFFVQCQFHGHSPKSECNMYCLDCTNDSLCSLCLPHHKNHRTIQIRISSYHNVIRINEIQKHLDISGIQSYVINGAKVVFLKERPQPRHGKGTTNTCKVCDRGLADNFFRFCSIGCKVAGTSGSFEKRLKHTPNESDNSLNSSGLENNDSGVENDNSNLHQSVSPPRPQFPPGSLRKRRRKGIPHRAAVS